Within the Vagococcus carniphilus genome, the region GACTTTTAAAAAAAATTGGGCGAAAACATTCTGCAAAAGATGTTTACGACACTATGAAAATTTTTGAAGCAGCTAATTTTGATAATATTAGTATTGATCTAATTTTCGCTTTGCCTAACCAAACAATTGAGGATTTTGAAGATACGCTAAATCAAGCTTTGTCTTTAGATTTACCGCATTATTCCATGTATTCTTTAATACTTGAGAATAAAACCATGTTTTATAATTGGGCAAGACAAGGGAGACTGCATTTGCCTGGCATTGATGTGGAAGGTGATATGTTTGAGCTGGCTATTGATAAGATGACAAAAGCAGGAAGACATCAATATGAAGTCAGTAATTTTGCTAAACCAGGAAAAGAAAGTCAACATAATTTAATTTACTGGAACAATGAACATTATTATGGACTTGGTGCTGGTGCTAGTGGCTATTTAGGAAATATACGCTATAAAAATCATGGGCCTATTCAACACTATTTAAAACCTCTTGAAAACGATGAATTGCCAACTATTACGATTGAAGAATTATCTATAGAAAATCAGATGGAAGAAGAAATGTTTTTAGGTTTAAGAAAAACAGAAGGCGTTTCAATCAAAAAGTTTGAACAAAAATTTAACCGTTCTTTAGACGCAGTTTATGGAAAAATAATACAACAATTAATAGAAGAAAAACTGATTAAAAAAGAAAATGGTTATGTTTCTTTAACAAGTAAAGGATTAATTCTTGGTAATGAAGTATTCAAAGAATTTTTAATCAATTAAAAAGCGACTGGATTTTTTTCCAGTCGCTTTTGTTTTTTTATTTATAAGAATACACCAATTGCAAGAAGAACAATTGAGACGATAATTGTCGCTACCATCAGTTTCCAAACGAATTTTAACCACTTATCAAAGGTTACATCAACCATTTCAAGAGAAGCTAAAACTAAACCAGTTGGAGCAACGTAAGAGATGATTCCTTGTCCCCAGTTATAAGCATCAATTACTAAAGCACGATCTACATTCACAACATCTGCTAGAGGTGCCATGATAGGCATAGAAAGAACCGCTAAACCAGATGAAGAAGGAATAAAGAATCCTAATAAAATATAGATGAAGTACATCATCGTTGTGAAGACAGGGCCATGCATACCTGACACACTGTTACTTAACCAATACATTAATGTATCACTGATCATTCCGTTTTCCATGATGATTGTTACACCACGAGCTAAACCGATGATTAAAGCAACACCTAGTAAATCACTTGCTCCTGTAACAAACTCACTAACAAATTCTTTTTCTTTTAAGCCAGAAAGTGCAGCAATGATAAAAGTGATTAATAAGAATAAAGAAGAAATTTCAACAAATAACCAACCTAATTCTTTTACACCGTATACCATTACACCAAAGCCAGCAGCAAAGATAATAAGCATTAATTTTTTACGTAAATCAAAAACAGGGATTTCTTCATCACTGTTAGATTTTAAGTATTTTTCTTCAAGTTCATCTTTTTGATCATATACTAATGATTCAGCTGGATTTTTTCTAACTCTCTCAGCATAACGAACTGTATACCAAATACTCATGATAGTACCAATGATTAACATAGCAAGTCTCAAACCAATACCGTCCGTAAAGTTGATACCTGCTGTATTACTAGCAATTACAATTGAAAAAGGATTAATTGTAGAAGCCAAGGTACCTATAGAACTACCAAGATAAATCGTGGCTATGGCAACTAACGCATCATAACCAGCTGCCATGAAAATTGGAATTAGTATTGGATAGAAAGCAATTGTTTCTTCAGCAAATCCAAAAGTTGTTCCTCCAATGGCGATTAGGGTCAAGGTTAAGATAATTAGCCATTTCTCCTTTCCTTGAAGCTTCCTGGATAGGGAATTCATACCAGCGTTAAAGGCTCCAGTTTTATTGATAACACCAATAATTCCTCCAAGAATTAAAACGAAGGTAATGATATCAATGGATTGAGCTAAACCTTGAACGGGAGCGCTCAAGAATTCTTTTAGCGCACTAAAAAGTGTTCTTTTTTCACGCTGTAACTCTTCATAAGAACCAGGGATAGCAACGGGTTTGTAAACATCACCGTTTGTAAACTTTTCAAGGTTTGTGTTTACTTTGTATTTGTCCAATGTTTTTTGTGTAGCAGGTTCTTTAGATGATTCTCCATCGGGCTGAGTAATAACAAACTCTTGATTCTCTGCTTCATAACCTAATGTGGCGTACTTACCGGCGGGAATAAAATAAGTTAATACAAGTACCAAAAAAAGAACAATCAAAATAACCGTGTACGCACTGGGAAAGCTAAACTTTTTTTTCATCGTTTTCCATCTCCTTTGTTTGATATCTTCTATTATATCGGATTCTAAGAAACAACTGGTGGAAAGAAAGAATATATTTAGAATAACATGTGAGTTTGTTAATCATATGAAACTAAAACATCATAAAGATTTAATGAAAACAAAGGTTAGCACTCGAGTGTAAAGAGTGCTAAAAATTTAAAGGTTTATTGTTGACAATTTTTTAGTAACTTGATATATTAATACATGTAGTTAGCACTTGCTTGTTAAGAGTGCTAAAAAAGAAGGTGATGATTGTGTTAAGTGAAAGACAACTGAATATATTGCATATGTTAGTCAAAATTTATACTGAAACGGGTGTACCAGTCAGTTCTAAAACTCTGATGAATCATGGTATCAATGCCAGCTCAGCTACAATAAGAAATGACTTAGCAAAACTGGAAGAATTCGAGTTGATTCAAAAGATGCATTCATCATCAGGGCGTGTTCCTTCTATTAAAGGATATCGTTTTTATGTGGATCATTTGATGACACCAGTTGAAATGACCAATCATGAAGTGATTAAGATTAGGCAAATGCTAAATCAACGCTACAATGCAACCAATGAAATCATTGAACAATCTGCCAAGATTTTATCTGACTTAACTAGTTATACGGCCTTTTCATTAGGTCCAGAAGTTAAGGAAAGAAAGTTAACAGGTTTTAGAATTGTTCCATTAAATAGAAATCAATTGATTGCCATTATTGTAACGGATCAAGGTTATGTAGAAAGCCAAGTCTTTTCTATTCCTAATGACATTTCATCAGAGGACATCGAAAAAATGATTCGAATTATCAATGATCGACTCGTTGGAGAAAATCTTTTAACGGTCTATCATAAACTAAGGACGGAAATACCTTTAGTCCTTCAGAAGTATTTCTCAAATTCGTCTAATGTATTATACTTGTTTGAGGAAGTCTTTAATCAAGCTTTTGATGATCAAATCTATATTAGCGGGGGGATGAATTTATTAAATTCAGAAGTCTTAACGGATGTAGCTGAATTTAAATCAATTTACTCTTTAATAAGTGATTCAGACAAATTAACTGAGATTTTATTACCTGATACAACAGGTATCGATATTAAAATAGGTGATGAAATTGAAAATGAATTACTGTTGAACATGAGCTTAATTACAGCTTCTTATGAGGTACCTGAGCATGGTAAAGGTGTTATTGCTCTTTTAGGACCAACCAGTATGTCCTATTCGAAACTACTAGGTTTAGTAAATGTATTTAAAGACGAATTATCGGGACATCTAGATTCTTATTATAGAAGTTTAGAAAGTCCATTAGAAAAATAGTGTTGGAAGGAGACGGATGATTTGAGTAAAAACGAAGAGATTGAAGAAATCGAAGAATTAGAAGAAACAACAGAAGAAGCTGTAGAAGAAATTTCAGTTGAAGAAACATTAAAACAAGAGTTGAGTGAGATGGAAGATAAATTCTTACGTGCTCAAGCTGAAATTGTTAACATGAGAAATCGCCATAATAAAGAACGCGAGGACTCTGCTAAGTATCGTGCACAAAATTTAGCAAAAGACTTGTTAACAGCATTAGATAACTTAGACCGTGCTTTGGAAATTGAAACAAATGATGAGCATGGCGAAAGTATGAAAAAAGGAATCGAAATGGTTAGAGAAGGCATGCTTCATGCATTTAAAGAAGCAGGAGTTGAAGAAATTGACTCTCTTGGACAAACATTCGATCCAAACAAACATCAAGCGGTTCAAACAATTCCGTTGTCAGAAGGTCAAGAGTCAGATGAGATTGTTCAAGTCTTACAAAAAGGCTACATTCTACATGATAGAATTTTAAGACCAGCAATGGTAATTGTTGCACAATAAATTAAAAATTAAAATCAAAGGGGATCATAAATATGAGTAAAATTATCGGTATTGACTTAGGAACTACAAACTCTGCTGTATCAGTATTAGAAGGTGGAGAAGCAAAAATTATTACAAACCCAGAAGGTAATAGAACAACACCATCTGTTGTATCATTTAAAAATGGCGAAATCCAAGTAGGGGAAGTTGCTAAACGTCAAGCAGTAACAAACCCAAATACAATCGGATCAATTAAACGTCATATTGGTGAAGTTGGCTTTAAAGAAGAAATCGAAGGAAAATCATATACACCTCAAGAAATTTCAGCAATGATTTTACAATACTTAAAAGGTTTTGCTGAAGATTACTTAGGCGAAAAAGTAGATAAAGCAGTTATTACTGTACCTGCTTACTTCAATGATGCACAACGTCAAGCAACAAAAGATGCTGGTAAAATTGCTGGTCTTGAAGTAGAACGTATTGTTAACGAACCAACTGCAGCTGCTTTAGCATATGGTTTAGACAAAACAGACAAAGAAGAAAAAGTTTTAGTATTTGACCTTGGTGGTGGTACATTTGACGTTTCTATCCTTGAATTGGGCGATGGGGTATTCGATGTATTATCTACAGCTGGAGATAACAACTTAGGTGGGGATGACTTTGACGAAAAAATCATCGCTCATTTAGTAGAAGCATTCAAGAAAGAAAATGGTATTGACTTATCTCAAGATAAAATGGCTGTTCAACGTTTGAAAGATGCAGCTGAAAAAGCTAAAAAAGATTTATCAGGTGTAACAAGTACTCAAATAAGCTTACCATTTATCACTGCTGGAGAAGCTGGACCTCTTCACTTAGAAATGAACTTAACTCGTGCGAAATTTGACGAATTAACTTCAGACTTAGTTGAAAGAACTAAAATTCCAGTACGTCAAGCAATCAAAGATGCTGGCATTTCAATTTCAGAAATTGATGAAGTTATCTTAGTTGGTGGATCTACTCGTATTCCTGCAGTTGTTGAAGCTGTAAGAAAAGAAACTAGTAAAGAACCAAACAAATCAGTAAACCCTGATGAAGTAGTAGCAATGGGAGCAGCAATCCAAGGTGGAGTTATCACTGGAGATGTTAAAGACGTTGTTCTTTTAGACGTAACACCATTATCATTAGGTATTGAAACTATGGGATCAGTATTTACTAAATTAATTGATCGTAATACAACAATTCCTACAAGTAAATCACAAGTATTCTCAACTGCAGCTGATAACCAACCAGCAGTAGACATTCACGTATTACAAGGTGAACGCCCAATGGCAACAGACAACAAAACATTAGGTCGTTTCCAATTAACTGATATTCCAGCAGCACCACGTGGAATTCCTCAAATCGAAGTAACATTTGATATTGATAAAAATGGTATTGTAAACGTAAGTGCTAAAGATTTAGGTACTCAAAAAGAACAAACTATTACAATCAAATCATCTTCAGGTTTAACTGATGAAGAAATTGAAAAAATGGTTAAAGATGCAGAAGCAAATGCAGAAGCGGATAAAGAACGTAAAGAAGAAGTAGATTTAAGAAATGATATCGATGCTTTATTATTCTCAGTTGATAAAACTTTAGGAGAATTAGAAGGTAAAGTAGACGAAGAAGAAGTTAAAAAAGCAGAAGTAGCTCGTGATGAATTAAAAGCAGCTGTTGAAGCTAATAACTTAGAAGACATGAAAGCTAAGCGCGATGAATTAAACGAAATCGTTCAAGCTTTAACTGTTAAATTATATGAACAAGCAGCTCAACAAGCTCAAGCTGAAAACCCAGAAGCAGCAGCTGGTGGCGCTGATGATGTTGTTGATGCAGATTTTGAAGAAATCAACGACGACGAAAACAAATAAAGAATGAACTTTAGAAAAAGCCAAAGCGTTGAGCTTTAGGCTTTTTCTCTTCATAATAAAAATTAGGTTTCAGAGACATCTGATTTGTGTTATGATTTAGTGGATTCTGATAGTAGAAAAGATGGAGGGTTACGTAAAATGGCCAAAAGAGATTATTATGAAGTCTTAGGTGTTGAAAAAACAGCGACAGATGATGAATTAAAAAAAGCCTATCGTAAATTATCAAAAAAATACCATCCAGATATTAACAAAGAGCCAGATGCAGAAGATAAGTTTAAAGAGATATCCGAAGCCTTCGAAGTGTTGAGTGATTCTCAAAAACGTGCTGCCTATGATCAGTATGGTCATGCAAGTACTGACCCTAACTTTGGGGCCGGTGGCTTTGGTGGCGGAGGTAGCTTCGGTGGGTTTGAAGATATCTTTGAGTCATTCTTTGGTGGTGGATCTGGTAGAAGTTCTAATCCAAATGCACCAAGACAAGGTGCTGATTTACAATATACGTTGGATTTAACGTTTAATGAAGCAATTTTTGGCTTGGAAAAAAATATTCGTTATAACCGTGAAGATGATTGTACAACATGTAACGGAACAGGTGCTAAACCTGGTACTCAACCTGAAACATGTAGTAAATGTCATGGCTCAGGTACAATCAATGTGGAAAGACAAACACCACTTGGTCGAATGATGAGTCGTCAAGCCTGTGATGAATGTAATGGAACAGGTAAAACAATTAAGGAAAAATGTACAACATGTCATGGTGAAGGTCGAATGGTTAAATCTCATTCTGTTAAGGTTAACGTACCAGCCGGTGTAGAAGACGGACAACAAATGCGTTTAGCAGGACAAGGTGAAGCAGGATTTAATGGCGGACCTTATGGCGATTTATATGTGGTTTTCCGTGTAGAAGAAAGTCCAATCTTTGAACGTGAAGGCTCAGAAATTTATTATGAACAGACTGTTTCTTTTGTTCAAGCAGCACTAGGTGATGAAATTGAAGTTCCAACTGTTCATGGTAGAGTTAAGTTAAAAATACCAGCAGGAACTCAAACAGGTACTTCCTTTAGACTAAAAGGTAAAGGTGCTACAAAACTTCGTGGAAGTGGTAATGGTGACCAACGAGTAACTGTTGTGATTGAAACACCTACTGATTTAAATGAAGACCAAAAGAAAGCTCTCCGTGAATTTGCAGTTGCTAGTGGAGATAAAGCTGTTATTGAGCAAGAAGAAGGTTTTTTTGATAAAATGAAAGATGCTTTTTCTTCAGGGAATAAAAAAAAACGTAAATAAACAATGAGAAGTTAATCTGAAAAATGATTAACTTCTTTTTTATTAAAAATACTTGCAATTAAGAATGAAAAAGGATAGAATAAAAATCTAAATAGTAACAATTACGATTTGAAGGAGAGTTTAGATGAAGAAATTTTTAAGTTTGACGTTTATATTAGGAGCAGCAATGGCTTTTGTTGCGTGTTCCCCAGCAGAAAAAAAAGAAGAGGTAAAAAAAGACCAATTAAACGTGGTTACGACTTTTTATCCAATGTATGATTTTGCGACTAAAGTAACGAAAGATAAAGCTAATGTTTCAATGTTAATCGATGGTGGAGTAGAACCACATGATTATGAACCAAGTGCAAAAGATATGGCAAAAATTCAAAATGCTGATGTATTTATTTACAATTCTCATGAGATGGAAACTTGGGTAGAAAGTGTATTAAAAAATATTGATACATCAAAAATTAAAGTTATTGAAGCAAGTAAAGGTATTGAATTACTAGAAGGTGCTCACGATGATGAGGAAGAGTCTGATGAGCATGAAGGACATTCTCATGCGGTAGATCCTCATGTATGGTTAGATCCTATTTTAGTAAAACAAGAAGTTGATACAATCACAAAAGAAGTTGCAGCTGTTGATAAGGAAAATGCTTCTTTTTACAAAGAAAATGCTGATGATTTTAAAAAGGATTTAGACAAACTTGATCAAGACTATGCAAAAAGTTTTAAAGATGTGACTAATAGAAAATTTGTAACGCAACATATGGCATTTTCATATTTAGCACATCGTTATAATTTAGAACAAAGACCAATTTCTGGTATTTCACCAGATCAAGAACCGACGCCTAAAGAATTAAAGAAAATAGAAGATTTTGTTAAAAACGAAAAAATAGAAACTATCTACACTGAAAGTTCTGCTTCACCTAAAATTGCTAAAACAATTTCTGATGCTACTGGTGCTGAACTTGCTGTATTAAATCCAATGGAGACTGTTTCAAAAAGTAAGAGAGATGCTGGTGAGGATTACTTATCTATCATGAATCAAAATTTAGATGCTTTAAAACTATCTATTAAATAAGACGTTAACTCTAAGAATATTAATTCTTTTTTCAATTGAATTAATATTCTTAGATTTTTTTTGCTTATTTTAGTCAAAATACACTATAATGGAGGACAGTTAGGGGGATTAGATTTTTATGAACAAAGTTGGAAATAAAACAAAAGGTATTTTATTAGCTATTATAGGAGCAATCTTTTGGGGAGGCTCAGGAGTTTGTGCTCAATACATTATGCAAAATAAAGGTGCATCAACAGGCTGGTTAGTTAGCGTTAGAATGTTGTTTGCAGGTATTTTAATTTTATTCTATTTATATTTTTCACAAAAAAATAAATTATTTACTATTTTAAAGAATAAAAAAGATATGCTGAGCACATTGATCTTTAGTGTGTTTGGGGTTATTTTTTTACAGTATGCTTTTTTTGCAGCTATTAAAGTATCTAACGCGGCAACAGCAACTATTCTACAGTACTTATCACCTATTTTTATTGTCATTTATTTTATATTTGAATCAAAGAAGATACCGAATGTGATGAGCATGATAAGTATTGCTTTATCCTTGTTTGGAACAGCATTACTTGTAACAAAAGGTGACTTTGGTACATTATCAATTTCAGTCTTAGGCTTATTCTGGGGGTTAATGGCAGGTTTCTTTGGTGCTTTTTATATTATTCAACCAAGAAGAATCATGGCAAAGTATGGAACAACAACTATTATTGGGTGGGGTATGTTCTTTGGTGGCTTGCTATTCCAATTGTATCATCCAATTTGGAAGGATGTTCCAGAGCTTGACTTACAAACATTTGGTTTAGTTTGTTTTATTGTTGTCTTTGGTACTATTCTTTCTTATATTTGCTTATTGAAAAGTACAAGATATATTCCTGCGCAATTTTCTAGTTTATTAACATCGTTTGAACCGTTAAGTTCTGCTCTTTTTTCGAG harbors:
- the hemW gene encoding radical SAM family heme chaperone HemW; protein product: MTSAYIHIPFCEHICFYCDFNKVFIEGQPVDDYIESLIKEIRLTKAKFPSDNTETIYIGGGTPTSLSANQLDVLLKGVREELPFKDGDEFTVEANPGDLTLEKLNVLQNYGVNRVSMGVQSFNDRLLKKIGRKHSAKDVYDTMKIFEAANFDNISIDLIFALPNQTIEDFEDTLNQALSLDLPHYSMYSLILENKTMFYNWARQGRLHLPGIDVEGDMFELAIDKMTKAGRHQYEVSNFAKPGKESQHNLIYWNNEHYYGLGAGASGYLGNIRYKNHGPIQHYLKPLENDELPTITIEELSIENQMEEEMFLGLRKTEGVSIKKFEQKFNRSLDAVYGKIIQQLIEEKLIKKENGYVSLTSKGLILGNEVFKEFLIN
- a CDS encoding YfcC family protein produces the protein MKKKFSFPSAYTVILIVLFLVLVLTYFIPAGKYATLGYEAENQEFVITQPDGESSKEPATQKTLDKYKVNTNLEKFTNGDVYKPVAIPGSYEELQREKRTLFSALKEFLSAPVQGLAQSIDIITFVLILGGIIGVINKTGAFNAGMNSLSRKLQGKEKWLIILTLTLIAIGGTTFGFAEETIAFYPILIPIFMAAGYDALVAIATIYLGSSIGTLASTINPFSIVIASNTAGINFTDGIGLRLAMLIIGTIMSIWYTVRYAERVRKNPAESLVYDQKDELEEKYLKSNSDEEIPVFDLRKKLMLIIFAAGFGVMVYGVKELGWLFVEISSLFLLITFIIAALSGLKEKEFVSEFVTGASDLLGVALIIGLARGVTIIMENGMISDTLMYWLSNSVSGMHGPVFTTMMYFIYILLGFFIPSSSGLAVLSMPIMAPLADVVNVDRALVIDAYNWGQGIISYVAPTGLVLASLEMVDVTFDKWLKFVWKLMVATIIVSIVLLAIGVFL
- the hrcA gene encoding heat-inducible transcriptional repressor HrcA; the encoded protein is MLSERQLNILHMLVKIYTETGVPVSSKTLMNHGINASSATIRNDLAKLEEFELIQKMHSSSGRVPSIKGYRFYVDHLMTPVEMTNHEVIKIRQMLNQRYNATNEIIEQSAKILSDLTSYTAFSLGPEVKERKLTGFRIVPLNRNQLIAIIVTDQGYVESQVFSIPNDISSEDIEKMIRIINDRLVGENLLTVYHKLRTEIPLVLQKYFSNSSNVLYLFEEVFNQAFDDQIYISGGMNLLNSEVLTDVAEFKSIYSLISDSDKLTEILLPDTTGIDIKIGDEIENELLLNMSLITASYEVPEHGKGVIALLGPTSMSYSKLLGLVNVFKDELSGHLDSYYRSLESPLEK
- the grpE gene encoding nucleotide exchange factor GrpE; its protein translation is MSKNEEIEEIEELEETTEEAVEEISVEETLKQELSEMEDKFLRAQAEIVNMRNRHNKEREDSAKYRAQNLAKDLLTALDNLDRALEIETNDEHGESMKKGIEMVREGMLHAFKEAGVEEIDSLGQTFDPNKHQAVQTIPLSEGQESDEIVQVLQKGYILHDRILRPAMVIVAQ
- the dnaK gene encoding molecular chaperone DnaK is translated as MSKIIGIDLGTTNSAVSVLEGGEAKIITNPEGNRTTPSVVSFKNGEIQVGEVAKRQAVTNPNTIGSIKRHIGEVGFKEEIEGKSYTPQEISAMILQYLKGFAEDYLGEKVDKAVITVPAYFNDAQRQATKDAGKIAGLEVERIVNEPTAAALAYGLDKTDKEEKVLVFDLGGGTFDVSILELGDGVFDVLSTAGDNNLGGDDFDEKIIAHLVEAFKKENGIDLSQDKMAVQRLKDAAEKAKKDLSGVTSTQISLPFITAGEAGPLHLEMNLTRAKFDELTSDLVERTKIPVRQAIKDAGISISEIDEVILVGGSTRIPAVVEAVRKETSKEPNKSVNPDEVVAMGAAIQGGVITGDVKDVVLLDVTPLSLGIETMGSVFTKLIDRNTTIPTSKSQVFSTAADNQPAVDIHVLQGERPMATDNKTLGRFQLTDIPAAPRGIPQIEVTFDIDKNGIVNVSAKDLGTQKEQTITIKSSSGLTDEEIEKMVKDAEANAEADKERKEEVDLRNDIDALLFSVDKTLGELEGKVDEEEVKKAEVARDELKAAVEANNLEDMKAKRDELNEIVQALTVKLYEQAAQQAQAENPEAAAGGADDVVDADFEEINDDENK
- the dnaJ gene encoding molecular chaperone DnaJ; the protein is MAKRDYYEVLGVEKTATDDELKKAYRKLSKKYHPDINKEPDAEDKFKEISEAFEVLSDSQKRAAYDQYGHASTDPNFGAGGFGGGGSFGGFEDIFESFFGGGSGRSSNPNAPRQGADLQYTLDLTFNEAIFGLEKNIRYNREDDCTTCNGTGAKPGTQPETCSKCHGSGTINVERQTPLGRMMSRQACDECNGTGKTIKEKCTTCHGEGRMVKSHSVKVNVPAGVEDGQQMRLAGQGEAGFNGGPYGDLYVVFRVEESPIFEREGSEIYYEQTVSFVQAALGDEIEVPTVHGRVKLKIPAGTQTGTSFRLKGKGATKLRGSGNGDQRVTVVIETPTDLNEDQKKALREFAVASGDKAVIEQEEGFFDKMKDAFSSGNKKKRK
- a CDS encoding metal ABC transporter substrate-binding protein, which codes for MKKFLSLTFILGAAMAFVACSPAEKKEEVKKDQLNVVTTFYPMYDFATKVTKDKANVSMLIDGGVEPHDYEPSAKDMAKIQNADVFIYNSHEMETWVESVLKNIDTSKIKVIEASKGIELLEGAHDDEEESDEHEGHSHAVDPHVWLDPILVKQEVDTITKEVAAVDKENASFYKENADDFKKDLDKLDQDYAKSFKDVTNRKFVTQHMAFSYLAHRYNLEQRPISGISPDQEPTPKELKKIEDFVKNEKIETIYTESSASPKIAKTISDATGAELAVLNPMETVSKSKRDAGEDYLSIMNQNLDALKLSIK
- a CDS encoding DMT family transporter, which gives rise to MNKVGNKTKGILLAIIGAIFWGGSGVCAQYIMQNKGASTGWLVSVRMLFAGILILFYLYFSQKNKLFTILKNKKDMLSTLIFSVFGVIFLQYAFFAAIKVSNAATATILQYLSPIFIVIYFIFESKKIPNVMSMISIALSLFGTALLVTKGDFGTLSISVLGLFWGLMAGFFGAFYIIQPRRIMAKYGTTTIIGWGMFFGGLLFQLYHPIWKDVPELDLQTFGLVCFIVVFGTILSYICLLKSTRYIPAQFSSLLTSFEPLSSALFSSLFLGVVILPIEIISMVIIIFSVFLLSRNSDM